In Coregonus clupeaformis isolate EN_2021a chromosome 7, ASM2061545v1, whole genome shotgun sequence, one genomic interval encodes:
- the LOC123491213 gene encoding LOW QUALITY PROTEIN: protein spinster homolog 1-like (The sequence of the model RefSeq protein was modified relative to this genomic sequence to represent the inferred CDS: deleted 1 base in 1 codon), with amino-acid sequence MSLADPTSDTTPFFSDSEAEGSEEPGVGPSQRREEEEPASGVSSMRAVFTVIVLCFINLLNYMDRFTVAGVLPDIEQYFGISDGKSGLLQTVFICSYMFLAPVFGYLGDRYNRKVIMSVGIGFWSVVTLASSYTPREYFWLLLLTRGLVGVGEASYSTIAPTIIADLYVKERRTQMLSVFYFAIPVGSGLGYIVGSKVDDMAGDWHWALRVTPALGLVAVVLLLFVVKEPKRSAIEDRQEHTLQRTSWLGDMKALCRNPSFVLSTFGFTAVAFVTGSLALWAPAFLFRAAVFTGERPPCVKGPCDTSDSLYFGIITVVSGILGVASGAEASRRLRLRTPRADPLVCALGLLLSAPFLYLAIVFAQASPIATYVFIFLGETFLSMNWAIVADILLYVVVPTRRSTAEAFQIVLAHLLGDAGSPYLIGVVSDSLKQTDSYLWQFRSLQLSLLTCSFVAVGGGAFFLATALFIEKDRQCAANYAISDDEPIVVPKSGRSTRVPVSSVLI; translated from the exons ATGTCTCTAGCCGACCCCACCTCGGACACCACACCCTTCTTTTCTGACAGCGAGGCAGAGGGCTCGGAAGAACCTGGTGTGGGGCCTAGCCAGCGCCGGGAAGAGGAAGAGCCAGCCAGCGGAGTGTCCAGCATGAGAGCAGTGTTCACCGTTATCGTCCTGTGTTTCATCAACCTGCTCAACTACATGGACAGGTTCACCGTGGCTG GTGTTCTGCCTGACATTGAGCAGTACTTTGGAATCAGTGATGGGAAGTCAGGGCTGCTCCAAACAGTCTTCATCTGCAGCTACATGTTCCTGGCTCCTGTTTTTGGTTACCTGGGCGACAGGTACAACAGGAAGGTGATCATGAGTGTGGGCATCGGCTTCTGGTCCGTGGTGACGCTCGCCAGCTCCTACACGCCCAGAGAA TATTTCTGGCTCCTGTTGTTGACGCGTGGCCTGGTGGGGGTTGGGGAGGCCAGTTACTCCACCATCGCCCCAACCATCATCgctgacctgtacgtcaaggagAGGAGGACGCAGATGCTCTCTGTCTTCTATTTTGCCATTCCAGTGGGCAG TGGTCTAGGCTACATCGTAGGGTCAAAGGTTGATGACATGGCAGGGGACTGGCATTGGGCGCTGCGG GTGACTCCTGCGTTAGGACTAGTAGCGGTCGTGTTGCTGTTATTTGTGGTGAAAGAGCCGAAAAGG AGTGCTATCGAGGACAGACAGGAGCACACCCTCCAAAGGACCAGCTGGCTGGGTGACATGAAGGCCCTTTGCAGAAA ccCCAGCTTTGTGCTGTCTACGTTTGGCTTCACAGCAGTGGCCTTTGTGACTGGCTCCTTGGCACTCTGGGCCCCGGCCTTCCTCTTCAGAGCTGCTGTCTTCACCGGAGAGCGGCCCCCCTGTGTTAAGGGGCCCTGCGACACCTCTGACAG ctTGTACTTTGGCATCATCACAGTTGTGTCAGGGATCCTGGGTGTGGCCAGTGGTGCGGAGGCCAGTAGGCGGCTGAGGTTGAGGACACCAAGGGCAGACCCCCTGGTGTGTGCTCTAGGActcctcctctcagctccctTCCTCTACCTCGCCATCGTCTTCGCTCAGGCCAGCCCCATCGCCACCTAC GTGTTTATCTTCCTGGGAGAGACCTTCCTGTCTATGAACTGGGCCATTGTAGCGGACATTCTGCTG TACGTGGTTGTCCCCACTCGTCGTTCCACAGCTGAGGCCTTCCAGATCGTTCTCGCTCACCTCCTTGGAGATGCTGGTAGTCCTTATCTCATAGGAGTG gTGTCAGACTCTCTGAAGCAGACTGACTCGTACCTGTGGCAGTTCCGCTCCCTGCAGCTCTCCCTCCTCACCTGCTCTTTCGTGGCAGTGGGGGGCGGGGCTTTCTTCCTGGCTACCGCCCTCTTCATCGAGAAGGACCGTCAATGTGCCGCAAACTACGCAATCTCAG